A window of Thermosynechococcus sp. NK55a contains these coding sequences:
- the nrdR gene encoding transcriptional regulator NrdR, with translation MQCPYCHHTDSRVLESRSAEGGQSIRRRRECLACGRRFTTYERIEFVPITVIKRNGDRESFDRSKLLRGIMTACGKTNIPQQKIEALVDDIEADLQLRSRREVTSTELGEAALQRLRHLSEVAYVRFASVYRQFQGISDFVAELAHLQETSDSPELLTASQP, from the coding sequence ATGCAGTGTCCCTATTGCCACCATACAGATAGTCGTGTTCTAGAGTCTCGATCGGCAGAAGGGGGGCAAAGTATTCGGCGACGGCGGGAGTGCCTAGCCTGTGGTCGTCGTTTCACCACCTATGAGCGGATTGAGTTTGTGCCCATTACGGTCATTAAGCGCAACGGCGATCGCGAGTCCTTTGATCGCTCGAAATTGCTGCGGGGCATTATGACCGCCTGTGGTAAAACCAACATTCCCCAACAAAAAATTGAAGCCCTTGTGGATGATATTGAGGCGGATTTGCAGTTGCGATCGCGCCGCGAAGTTACCAGCACCGAATTGGGGGAAGCAGCCCTACAACGATTGCGCCACCTGAGTGAAGTGGCCTATGTCCGCTTTGCTTCGGTCTATCGCCAGTTCCAGGGCATTAGTGATTTTGTTGCTGAACTTGCCCATCTCCAAGAGACTTCTGACTCGCCAGAGCTGCTGACAGCCTCCCAGCCTTAG